The sequence TCGCTCATCTCGCATCCTGGGCCGGCCGCAGCGGCGTTGGCCTGGAGGTGAGCGCCTTTCGGGAAGCCGACCCCTTCCTCCCCGTGGAGATCTCGGGCGGCCCGCGGGGCGCCCGTTGCGAGAAGACTTTGCTGTAACCCGAGCGGCGAGGAGGAAGCGTTGGACGCAGACGTACTGGGACAGCTGGAGAAGCTGCAAGAGGTAGCCGACGAAATGGACCGCCTGGAGGCAAGGCGCCGGGGCGCCGTGCAGGCCAAGGAAAAGGCCGACGCTTCCTTGCAGGAAGCATCGGTTCTCCTTGCCGGCAAGGAGGAGCGGGCGCGGGCCGTGGACATGGAGCGCCGCAAGCGCGAGCTGGTGCTCAAGGCCGAGCGGGACCGGATGGCTCGAGTGAAAGGGCGCCTGGGCGACGTCAAGACGAGCCGGGAGTATCAGGCGGTGCTCCAGGAGATTGCGTCGGCCAAGCACACCATCACCGAACAGGAGGAAGCCCAGCTCCGGGAGATGCAGGAACTGGAGTCGATGGAGAGCGAGATTGCCGGGTTGCGGGGCGAGCTCCAGACTCTGGGCGAGAGCTCGCGCACCGCGCAGCAGGAACTG comes from Thermodesulfobacteriota bacterium and encodes:
- a CDS encoding C4-type zinc ribbon domain-containing protein, coding for MDADVLGQLEKLQEVADEMDRLEARRRGAVQAKEKADASLQEASVLLAGKEERARAVDMERRKRELVLKAERDRMARVKGRLGDVKTSREYQAVLQEIASAKHTITEQEEAQLREMQELESMESEIAGLRGELQTLGESSRTAQQELTRVLEETDAAVAECKGQESSILKSLPREAVDRYRLIRSRRGGLAVVPAKNEACTACFMRLPPQMYLEIMRRTKVIQCPNCHRILIPPKVRAEE